A genomic segment from Dermacentor silvarum isolate Dsil-2018 chromosome 11, BIME_Dsil_1.4, whole genome shotgun sequence encodes:
- the LOC119432478 gene encoding cytochrome c oxidase assembly factor 7 homolog, producing the protein MSSSPGCHRLGDYLEAIKKDFARACNVYKNNCDDNNHGKSCLKYANYRLVGKGSTMDKAEAHRYYRRGCEAGCGKACFGVGLGLTSSKSGVTQNVTEGLAFLSRACDMGTADGCYFASGLYITGREELPRDLRRAFQFAVRACELKSMEACSNVALMYARGHGVKKDDAEAERYRAIVADHNEQLKRPRGIEMEQGIRD; encoded by the exons atgtcctcctcgccag GCTGCCACCGCCTGGGCGACTACCTGGAGGCGATCAAGAAGGATTTCGCGCGCGCCTGCAACGTGTACAAGAACAACTGTGACGACAACAACCACGGCAAGAGCTGCTTGAAGTACGCCAACTACAGGCTCGTCGGCAAAG GCAGCACGATGGACAAAGCCGAGGCGCACCGCTACTACCGGCGGGGTTGCGAGGCGGGCTGCGGCAAGGCGTGCTTCGGCGTCGGTCTCGGTCTCACCTCGTCGAAGAGTGGCGTGACGCAGAACGTGACCGAGGGCCTGGCCTTCCTCTCCAGGGCGTGCGACATGGGCACGGCCGACGGCTGCTACTTCGCCAGCGGGCTGTACATCACCGGACGAGAGGAGCTGCCGCGCGACCTGCGCCGCGCCTTCCAGTTCGCCGTGCGCGCCTGCGAGCTGAAGAGCATGGAGGCCTGCTCCAACGTGGCCCTCATGTACGCCAGGGGCCACGGGGTCAAGAAGGACGACGCAGAGGCCGAGCGATACCGAGCCATCGTTGCTGACCACAACGAGCAGCTGAAGAGGCCCAGGGGCATCGAGATGGAGCAGGGCATCAGGGACTGA